One window of Candidatus Nitrospira kreftii genomic DNA carries:
- a CDS encoding Ribosome maturation factor RimM codes for MAIQPETVTVGQIERPFGIRGEVKVRPLSDVPGRIEGLRRVSLMGRNGQTLETSVTHVRRAGARFILGLTGLTTPEEASLWRGGYIQTIRGTVPELPDGHYYECDLIGLAVRTDEGRSIGILEEIWNLPGNPVFVVRQEEKELLIPAAKELVVAVDLPAHTMTVRMIDGLDA; via the coding sequence ATGGCGATTCAGCCTGAAACCGTGACGGTGGGACAGATTGAGCGTCCGTTCGGAATCCGAGGAGAGGTGAAGGTGCGGCCGCTCTCGGATGTGCCTGGCCGAATTGAGGGTCTGAGGCGTGTCAGTCTTATGGGACGGAATGGACAGACCCTTGAGACCAGCGTCACTCATGTGAGACGGGCTGGTGCCCGGTTTATACTTGGATTGACCGGCCTCACCACACCGGAAGAAGCGAGTCTCTGGCGTGGGGGATACATTCAGACGATCCGTGGGACAGTGCCTGAACTTCCGGATGGGCACTATTACGAATGCGATTTGATCGGCTTGGCCGTCCGTACGGACGAAGGGCGGTCAATCGGCATACTGGAAGAGATTTGGAATTTGCCGGGGAATCCGGTATTTGTTGTTCGACAAGAAGAGAAGGAACTGTTGATTCCGGCAGCAAAGGAACTGGTCGTAGCAGTTGATCTCCCCGCTCACACGATGACGGTTCGGATGATCGATGGATTGGATGCCTAG
- a CDS encoding tRNA (guanine-1-)-methyltransferase: MDWMPSMLRFEVLTLFPGMVEPVLAHSMLKRAQEKGLLCVNVRNLRDFASDRHKMVDDTPYGGGAGMVMKADPILQAVALVRRDAQSNGEDIRVVFPTPQGRPMTQSYAQELAGERRRIVILCGHYEGVDERVRLALTPEEVSVGDYILTGGELPALVLIDAAARLVPGVLGDPRSALEESFSESLLEYPQYTKPAEIGGIGVPEVLLSGHHEAIRLWRRKQALRSTYLRRPDLLHDRSFTSEDRQLLDELKSEGLLTVPISRREEG, from the coding sequence ATGGATTGGATGCCTAGCATGTTGCGGTTCGAAGTGCTGACATTGTTTCCTGGGATGGTTGAGCCGGTCTTGGCTCACAGCATGCTGAAGCGTGCACAAGAGAAGGGCCTACTCTGTGTGAACGTGCGCAACTTGCGGGACTTTGCGTCGGATCGCCATAAGATGGTCGACGACACACCGTATGGAGGCGGGGCCGGTATGGTCATGAAGGCCGATCCGATTCTTCAAGCGGTTGCCCTAGTACGGAGAGACGCACAGTCGAATGGAGAGGATATTCGGGTTGTGTTTCCCACTCCTCAAGGTCGGCCAATGACGCAGTCCTATGCGCAAGAATTGGCTGGTGAGCGTCGTCGAATCGTGATTCTTTGCGGGCATTATGAAGGAGTGGATGAACGTGTGCGTCTGGCGTTGACTCCGGAAGAGGTCTCAGTCGGGGACTATATATTGACCGGAGGCGAATTGCCGGCTCTTGTGTTGATTGATGCCGCAGCGCGCCTGGTTCCTGGTGTCTTGGGAGACCCACGGTCTGCGCTGGAAGAGTCCTTTTCTGAATCGCTGCTGGAGTATCCGCAGTATACGAAACCGGCTGAGATCGGCGGAATCGGGGTACCCGAAGTCTTGCTGTCCGGCCATCATGAGGCGATCCGGTTGTGGCGTCGAAAGCAAGCGTTGCGCAGCACGTACCTCAGACGTCCCGATCTGTTGCATGATCGGTCGTTTACGAGTGAAGACCGACAGTTATTAGATGAGTTGAAAAGCGAAGGCCTATTGACGGTTCCGATATCACGCCGGGAGGAGGGGTAA
- a CDS encoding 30S ribosomal protein S16, producing MAVHLRLARTGRHKRPMYRVVAADSRKARDGRFLEILGIFDPLKEAGVPELKQERVLRWLHHGAQPTVTVRTLLRRAGVWKQFEAEKAAQKKTPAKS from the coding sequence GTGGCTGTACATTTAAGACTAGCTCGAACGGGACGACACAAACGACCGATGTATCGAGTCGTGGCGGCTGATTCGCGGAAGGCTCGCGACGGACGTTTCCTTGAGATCCTTGGGATCTTTGACCCATTGAAAGAGGCCGGTGTTCCGGAGCTCAAGCAGGAACGTGTGCTCAGGTGGCTTCATCATGGCGCTCAACCCACGGTGACGGTGCGGACATTACTGCGCAGGGCTGGAGTCTGGAAGCAGTTTGAAGCTGAAAAAGCCGCGCAGAAAAAGACGCCGGCCAAATCATAA
- a CDS encoding ribonuclease HII: MGPTQEFERVARLCGYRRIAGIDEAGRGPLAGPVVAAAVILPSRCRLLGINDSKQLPAKDREEAYTAILEQAVGVGVGSADVGEIDQLNILEATRLAMRRAVDQLAPPPPDYLLIDAVVLLGFKVPTKPIIKGDSLSVSIAAASIIAKVTRDRLMARYHEIFPEYGFLSHKGYGTAEHLERLARHGPCSIHRRTFAPVQEVLSATKMAYAPPESQRLFNL, from the coding sequence ATGGGGCCCACCCAAGAGTTCGAACGGGTAGCCCGCCTGTGTGGCTATCGACGTATCGCTGGAATCGATGAAGCTGGGCGTGGCCCCTTAGCTGGTCCTGTGGTTGCTGCAGCCGTCATCTTGCCATCCCGATGTCGACTGTTGGGAATCAATGATTCGAAACAACTGCCCGCAAAAGACCGAGAGGAGGCCTATACCGCGATTCTTGAGCAGGCGGTGGGGGTTGGAGTCGGGTCGGCGGACGTTGGTGAGATTGACCAGCTCAATATCCTTGAAGCGACTCGGTTAGCGATGCGCCGAGCCGTTGATCAATTGGCTCCTCCTCCTCCAGATTACTTGCTGATCGATGCCGTTGTGCTCCTAGGGTTCAAAGTACCTACGAAGCCTATCATCAAAGGCGATTCCTTATCTGTGTCGATTGCGGCGGCTTCCATCATTGCAAAAGTCACGAGAGATCGCCTAATGGCAAGGTATCACGAGATATTTCCTGAATATGGCTTCCTGTCCCACAAGGGGTATGGCACGGCCGAACACTTAGAGCGACTTGCTCGCCATGGCCCTTGTTCCATTCATCGTCGTACCTTCGCCCCGGTTCAGGAAGTGCTGAGCGCGACGAAGATGGCGTATGCTCCACCCGAGAGCCAGAGGCTCTTTAATCTGTAA
- a CDS encoding Signal recognition particle receptor FtsY, with protein MLDALSEKFEKIIRKLRGQGVLTEQNITEALKEVRFALLEADVNFKIVKEFIDRVREKAIGQEVLQSLTPGHQVVKVVWDELRAMMGHERAGLALSSRPPTIMMMVGLQGAGKTTASGKLARLFKSQGKRVLLVAADPRRPAAGEQLSALGRDLGVEVHRTDDAQASQADVVRICRAGVERGDEQGFDLIILDTGGRLHIDDELMGELIAVKSAVSPHEVLLVADAMTGQDAVTMASQFDQKVGLTGVILTKVEGDARGGAVLSIRAATGKPIKFLGVGEKLDALEPFHPDRMASRILGMGDVLSLIEKAQESITREQAEEAQKRLTSNTFTLEDFRTQLGQVSRMGSFEQILGMLPGGQKLKQALDGDKPEREIGRVVAVIDSMTTRERRDHTIINGSRKKRIARGSGTTVQDVNRLIKQFLSAKKLAKAMTGAGGRRQLAQLLRSR; from the coding sequence ATGCTTGACGCGCTGAGCGAGAAGTTTGAGAAGATCATACGGAAGCTTCGTGGGCAGGGTGTGCTCACCGAGCAAAACATTACCGAAGCGCTGAAAGAGGTGCGGTTTGCGCTGCTCGAAGCGGACGTTAACTTCAAAATTGTCAAAGAGTTTATTGATCGAGTCCGTGAAAAAGCCATCGGGCAGGAGGTATTGCAGAGTCTGACTCCTGGACACCAGGTCGTCAAAGTGGTCTGGGATGAGCTACGTGCGATGATGGGACACGAGCGGGCGGGGCTCGCCCTAAGCTCCAGGCCGCCGACGATCATGATGATGGTCGGCCTGCAGGGTGCCGGAAAGACGACGGCGAGTGGCAAGCTCGCCCGTTTGTTCAAGAGTCAAGGGAAGCGCGTGCTTCTCGTTGCGGCCGACCCTCGTCGACCCGCAGCCGGCGAGCAGTTGAGCGCCCTGGGTCGAGACCTGGGAGTGGAGGTTCATCGGACTGATGATGCCCAGGCTTCCCAAGCGGACGTCGTGCGTATTTGTCGTGCAGGAGTCGAACGAGGAGATGAACAGGGCTTCGATCTCATTATTCTGGATACTGGCGGTCGTTTGCATATTGACGATGAGTTGATGGGGGAACTGATCGCCGTTAAATCCGCCGTGTCGCCTCATGAAGTGCTTCTGGTCGCTGATGCGATGACCGGTCAGGATGCCGTCACGATGGCCAGTCAGTTCGACCAAAAAGTGGGACTCACCGGCGTGATTTTGACGAAGGTAGAGGGAGACGCGCGCGGAGGAGCGGTTCTATCCATTCGAGCTGCAACCGGGAAACCCATCAAGTTTCTGGGCGTCGGTGAAAAGTTAGATGCGCTTGAACCGTTTCATCCGGACCGGATGGCCTCCCGTATACTGGGCATGGGCGATGTGTTGTCGCTCATTGAAAAAGCGCAAGAGAGTATCACGCGTGAGCAAGCAGAAGAAGCGCAGAAGCGGCTTACCAGCAACACGTTCACGTTGGAAGATTTCCGGACCCAGTTGGGACAGGTAAGCCGTATGGGTTCGTTCGAGCAAATTTTGGGCATGCTCCCGGGCGGTCAAAAGTTAAAACAAGCCCTTGATGGCGATAAGCCGGAACGGGAGATCGGTCGGGTCGTTGCCGTGATCGATTCGATGACCACGCGAGAACGTCGTGATCATACGATCATCAATGGGAGCCGAAAAAAGCGAATTGCCCGCGGGAGCGGGACGACGGTGCAGGACGTGAATCGCCTGATCAAGCAATTCTTGTCCGCAAAGAAGTTGGCAAAAGCGATGACCGGTGCGGGGGGGCGTCGACAGCTCGCCCAGCTCTTACGGTCTCGGTAG
- a CDS encoding 50S ribosomal subunit protein L19, which yields MNQLERIQRSLTKKSVPHFEIGDTVKVHVKVVEGEKERIQVYEGTVIARKGSLNTEMFTVRKLSYGIGVERIFPVHSPIVAKIDVVRQGKVRRAKLYYLRGKKGKFAKVEEREFVGGGESKPSTQPTTSEAAAVTA from the coding sequence ATGAATCAGTTGGAACGCATTCAGCGGTCGTTGACGAAGAAGTCGGTCCCACATTTTGAGATTGGGGATACTGTCAAGGTCCACGTCAAAGTCGTGGAAGGCGAGAAAGAGCGTATTCAGGTTTATGAAGGAACGGTGATTGCCCGCAAGGGAAGCTTGAATACGGAAATGTTTACGGTCCGAAAGCTTTCGTATGGAATCGGAGTTGAGCGAATTTTTCCGGTCCATTCTCCGATTGTCGCCAAGATTGATGTGGTTCGACAGGGAAAGGTTCGACGCGCAAAACTCTACTATCTTCGTGGCAAGAAGGGAAAGTTTGCAAAAGTCGAAGAGCGTGAGTTTGTGGGGGGAGGAGAGAGTAAACCGTCCACACAGCCCACTACCTCGGAAGCAGCAGCAGTCACGGCGTAG
- a CDS encoding hypothetical protein (conserved protein of unknown function), whose translation MRKSPWVLLMFVLIGGLLGGILGEILHVMAPQGTIQSIFSTHFTPGINPPLTIDLVLLKLVLGFSIKINILSIIGMFIGIYLYKHV comes from the coding sequence GTGCGAAAATCGCCCTGGGTGCTTCTCATGTTTGTGCTGATCGGCGGCCTGCTTGGTGGGATCCTTGGAGAGATTCTCCACGTCATGGCACCCCAAGGGACTATCCAGAGCATCTTCTCGACTCATTTCACACCTGGAATTAACCCACCCCTCACCATTGACCTGGTCTTGCTCAAGCTCGTGCTTGGGTTCAGCATTAAGATCAACATCTTGAGCATCATCGGGATGTTTATCGGCATCTACCTCTACAAACACGTTTAA
- a CDS encoding Cell division protein FtsX, which yields MRRLLYIVREAWANMRTNRTTTIVAILTTAFTLACVGIFLLLYVNLRNAAGWLQEDVKIMVYLEDTVHPARRQALEQELKSDRMVFGVLFISKEQALGEFRAQFPAESHLLEGLGENPLPASFVVTLAPNYRSPQSMKGWAERVQMMEGVAKVDYNQEWINVLAELIGYIELVAIGVGMLLSAASVTIIGNTTRLALFTRREEIEILRSVGATRTFIRIPYFLEGAVLGAFGSALSLGILKIGFELFRQQMQLAGRFSGIESLLSFFPLSLCVALVMAGTGLGLAGSVVSLLRVGEGRA from the coding sequence ATGAGACGGTTATTGTATATCGTTCGTGAAGCCTGGGCCAATATGCGGACGAATCGCACGACGACCATTGTCGCTATTTTGACCACGGCCTTTACGTTAGCTTGCGTCGGCATTTTTCTGCTTCTCTACGTAAACTTGCGCAATGCGGCCGGATGGCTTCAGGAAGACGTCAAGATTATGGTCTATCTGGAAGACACGGTTCATCCTGCGAGGAGGCAAGCGCTTGAGCAGGAACTGAAGTCGGATCGTATGGTATTCGGCGTGCTGTTTATTTCGAAAGAGCAAGCGCTCGGAGAATTTCGTGCACAATTCCCTGCGGAGTCCCACTTGCTTGAGGGACTCGGAGAGAACCCGTTACCGGCGTCATTCGTCGTGACTCTGGCCCCGAACTATCGCTCTCCGCAGTCGATGAAGGGCTGGGCTGAACGGGTGCAGATGATGGAAGGTGTCGCCAAGGTCGACTATAATCAAGAATGGATCAATGTGCTGGCTGAGCTGATCGGCTACATCGAGCTGGTTGCAATTGGGGTGGGGATGCTGCTCTCGGCCGCCTCGGTGACGATCATCGGAAATACGACGCGACTCGCGCTGTTTACCAGACGAGAGGAAATCGAGATCCTTCGTTCCGTAGGAGCGACACGCACCTTCATCCGTATTCCGTATTTTCTTGAAGGGGCCGTGCTTGGCGCCTTCGGCAGTGCATTGTCTTTGGGGATTCTGAAGATTGGTTTTGAACTCTTTCGTCAGCAGATGCAATTGGCTGGCCGTTTCAGCGGGATTGAAAGCTTGCTATCTTTCTTCCCGCTCTCTCTTTGCGTTGCCCTAGTGATGGCTGGTACAGGGTTGGGCCTCGCAGGAAGTGTGGTCTCACTGCTTCGAGTCGGCGAGGGACGCGCATGA
- a CDS encoding hypothetical protein (conserved protein of unknown function) has product MAVPDQRHVFGQTSENLAEQLLRAKGYRILDRNVRTSIGELDLVAEDRGVVVFVEVKGRATQAFGGALLAVNHRKRAKLTKLAAQYLARRHWSDKVCRFDVVLVHGRPSAQGQIEHFQNAFDVTER; this is encoded by the coding sequence ATGGCTGTTCCGGATCAGCGGCATGTGTTCGGTCAAACCAGTGAAAACTTGGCAGAACAGCTCCTGCGTGCCAAGGGCTATAGAATTCTCGATCGCAACGTACGGACTTCCATCGGAGAATTGGATCTCGTGGCGGAAGACCGTGGAGTTGTGGTCTTTGTTGAAGTCAAAGGTCGAGCCACCCAAGCATTTGGTGGGGCGCTGCTGGCGGTGAACCATCGGAAGCGGGCTAAGCTGACCAAATTGGCGGCGCAGTATTTGGCTCGACGACACTGGTCTGACAAGGTCTGTCGATTTGACGTTGTGTTGGTCCACGGGCGACCTTCCGCCCAGGGACAGATCGAGCACTTCCAGAACGCGTTTGACGTCACGGAACGGTGA
- a CDS encoding transporter subunit: ATP-binding component of ABC superfamily protein, which yields MTVVTLWYGNSVDAIIQLIHVSKWYDRRAALSDVTIEIEKGEFVLLMGPSGAGKSTLLRMLIGEEQPDEGQVFVHGRNVTKLKQSEIPYLRRKVGSVFQDFRLLSKKSVFDNVALPLVVQGVSEKDIRRKVTEALRAVGVDHKKDQSPNSLSAGEQQRVCIARAIVNGPVVLLADEPTGNLDPERTGEIIDLFKLINARGTTVIVATHDPHVMKQINRRALTLVQGVLVQEERLAERVEV from the coding sequence GTGACGGTTGTTACCCTTTGGTACGGGAATTCAGTGGACGCAATTATTCAATTGATCCATGTGTCGAAATGGTACGACCGGCGTGCGGCGCTCTCCGACGTCACGATCGAAATTGAGAAGGGAGAGTTTGTCCTTCTCATGGGGCCAAGCGGAGCAGGAAAGTCCACCTTGTTGCGGATGCTGATTGGTGAGGAACAGCCCGATGAGGGACAGGTGTTTGTTCATGGCAGAAATGTGACCAAGCTCAAACAATCAGAGATTCCCTATCTCCGACGAAAGGTTGGATCAGTCTTCCAAGACTTTCGTCTCTTGTCGAAAAAATCCGTGTTCGACAACGTGGCTCTTCCATTGGTCGTTCAGGGTGTGTCTGAGAAGGACATCCGGCGTAAAGTGACGGAGGCGTTGCGTGCCGTGGGTGTCGACCACAAGAAAGATCAATCGCCGAATAGTCTTTCGGCTGGAGAGCAACAGCGTGTGTGTATCGCTCGAGCGATTGTCAATGGACCGGTCGTGCTCCTCGCCGATGAGCCAACGGGGAACCTCGATCCCGAGCGCACCGGAGAAATTATTGACTTGTTCAAGTTGATCAATGCTCGTGGGACAACCGTCATTGTTGCCACGCACGACCCTCATGTGATGAAACAGATAAATCGACGAGCACTGACCTTGGTGCAAGGAGTCTTGGTACAGGAAGAGCGACTCGCGGAGCGAGTCGAAGTATGA